In Planctomycetia bacterium, the genomic stretch AGGTAATTTGTCAACACGCTCTAGTTTAAAAGGCCATTTTGCAACTAATATGATGCATGAAACCACTGGTTTTCAGGCCAATGTTACACTTTTTTGCGTAAAGTCTGTTGAACGTTTCGTACAGCGCGAGTCGCAGGGTCATATTCCACGGGCGGCTCTTCAGAATAGCAGAAACCAGAAGTTTCCTGGAGTACGTTCTGCCATCCCCATTCTGATGAGCCTGCCTCTATCTTTTGAATTGGATTGCAGCCTCCATATCATTGAAATACGATGGTGAATCGCTTTGACAATCTGACCACATATCTTAGCATCGTTTGAATCGAAATGAGCTTCAAGGCCTGAACTTCATGATTGAGAAACCACGATGGATTTTTCCTACTCAGCAAAAGCAACAGAATACCTGGCCAGGCTGCAGTCATTTATTGAGGAACATATCACGCCTGCTGAGCCTGAATACTATCGGCAATTGAAACAGTCGCCCTGGGAACAGCCTGCCGTCATGGAAGCGCTGAAGCAGAAGGCACGAGAGGCAGGATTATGGAATCTTTTTCTTCCAGAAAGCGAGTTTGGGGCTGGATTATCCAACAGCGAATACGCTCCACTGGCCGAGTTGACAGGCCATTCCTTCATTGCTCCGGAAGTATTCAACTGCAATGCCCCAGACACCGGCAACATGGAAGTTCTGGTGAAGTATGGCTCCGCAGAACAGAAAGAGCAGTGGCTCAAACCATTGCTCCAAGGCACCATGCGCTCGGCATTCTGTATGACTGAACCGGATGTTGCCTCCTCCGATGCTACCAACATGCAGGCAACTGCCTTCATTGAGGGCAAAGAAGTTGTCATCAACGGACGCAAATGGTGGAGCACTGGCATTGGCCATCCGCACTGCCGATTTGTCATCTTCATGGGATTGACTTATCCCGAAGCAGAGAAACACGCCCGCCATTCCATGGTAATTGTTCCGCTCGATACGCCGGGTGTAAAGATCGAACGCCTGCTGCCTGTCTTTGGCGATCTGCATGCACCGTTTGGTCATGGTGAAGTCAGTTTTACTCATGTGAGAGTGCCACTCAGTAACGTGATTGCCGGGCTGGGGCGGGGCTTTGAAATTGCCCAGGGTAGACTGGGGCCAGGTCGCATTCATCACTGCATGCGGGTGATCGGCTCTGCGGAACGTGCGCTGCAACTGATGTGCGAACGATCTCTCTCCCGAACAGCGTTTGGAAAACCACTGGTACAACTGGGTGGCAATGTTGATATTATTGCTGAAGCTCGGATGGGAATCGAGCAGGCTCGACTTCTGACTCTCAAAGCTGCCTGGCTAATGGATACAGTCGGTGTCAAAGGTGCCATGAGCGAAATTTCCCAGATTAAAGTCGTAGCACCTCTCCTAGCTCAACGCATCATCGATCAGGCCATTCAG encodes the following:
- a CDS encoding acyl-CoA dehydrogenase family protein, whose amino-acid sequence is MDFSYSAKATEYLARLQSFIEEHITPAEPEYYRQLKQSPWEQPAVMEALKQKAREAGLWNLFLPESEFGAGLSNSEYAPLAELTGHSFIAPEVFNCNAPDTGNMEVLVKYGSAEQKEQWLKPLLQGTMRSAFCMTEPDVASSDATNMQATAFIEGKEVVINGRKWWSTGIGHPHCRFVIFMGLTYPEAEKHARHSMVIVPLDTPGVKIERLLPVFGDLHAPFGHGEVSFTHVRVPLSNVIAGLGRGFEIAQGRLGPGRIHHCMRVIGSAERALQLMCERSLSRTAFGKPLVQLGGNVDIIAEARMGIEQARLLTLKAAWLMDTVGVKGAMSEISQIKVVAPLLAQRIIDQAIQMHGGAGVSDDFPLTAMFANARILRLADGPDEVHRALIAKLELKLYQNRISPAGRQSS